The following are encoded together in the bacterium genome:
- a CDS encoding PPOX class F420-dependent oxidoreductase, which yields MLSEKAKEFAEGPNFAVLTTMLPGGHPATQVMWVDCDDEVLLINTETHRQKFKNIQRDPRVTVTIWKHDDPYEYVEVRGRVIETIGGSRARQHIDKLAFKYFGRLYDSSIIESERVILRIRPLSTPSGPGG from the coding sequence GTGCTTAGCGAGAAGGCGAAGGAGTTCGCAGAGGGTCCGAATTTCGCGGTCCTCACGACCATGCTGCCGGGAGGCCATCCGGCCACTCAGGTCATGTGGGTCGATTGTGATGATGAGGTGCTGCTCATCAATACGGAGACACACCGTCAGAAGTTCAAGAACATACAGAGAGACCCGCGGGTGACGGTGACGATCTGGAAGCACGACGATCCGTACGAGTATGTCGAGGTCAGGGGAAGAGTGATCGAGACGATTGGGGGAAGCCGGGCCAGGCAACACATCGACAAGCTCGCCTTCAAGTACTTCGGTCGGCTGTACGACAGCAGCATCATCGAGAGCGAGCGCGTCATCCTCCGGATCCGCCCCTTGTCGACTCCTTCGGGGCCCGGCGGCTGA